CTAGTGGTAAGTGACCCACTGTGTAAACCAAAATCAGACCGAAGTAAGTATCCAGTAGACCTAAATCACGAATGAAAAGGTAAAGTGGCGTTAGAGCAGCAAACGGCGGAATAACCATACCTAGCATAAAGAAAATGTAGGCAATATTACTCACTCGGCTACGGATTCTAGCTAACGGGTAAGCCGCGAGTGAAGAAATAATCGCAACGGCAAAAATGGTCGCTACAGTAATACCAATCGTGTTCAGCACAGTGCCAAAGTAGTTCATGTCAGCGATGACATTCACATAGTTGGAGAAATGTAATTCAGTTGGTAGCGCAAGTGGATCAAGCATGATTTCACGGCGGCTTCTGAATGACATGAACACCATGTAGAAAACCGGAGATAGAATGATGAACGTGACAACGAACATCAATGAAATCAACAAACCTTGTTTTACATTGCGCGGTGAGAGAAGCTTACTAGTGCGCTTCGCTGCGGGCTGCTCTTCGGCCATTGTTGGCAGTTTATTTGATGTAATACTACTCATTAGATACGGTCCTCACGAGCTCGTAGGTAACTGTTCTGAATAATCGTAATCAGAGCAACCAGTACAATCATGACTACTGACAGAGCTGCTGCAGAGCCATACTTAAAGTCTTGGAAGATGAGTTGGAAGATCTTAAGACCTAGTGTCATCGTCGCGTAATCTGGGCCACCCCCAGTCATGATGAACGGGAATTCGAATGATTTAAGTGTACCGATCGTCGCCAGTGTGATGTTGACGGTGATCGCCGGCGCGAGCAGTGGAATATCAATGTGGAAGAAAGACTTAATCGGTGAAACACCATCCACACGTGCCGCGTCTTTCACTTCGGTAGAGATACCAGCATAGCCGGCTAGAAAAATCGCGGTCGAATAGCCTACGAACATCCATACGTGCACTGCGGCAACAGAGAAGAGTGCAATCGAAGAGTCACCTAGCCAAATTTGTTGCATGCTACCCATACCAAATGAAGCAAGAAGTTCATTCAAACCTCCCCCCATAGGTGCGTAGAGGTATTGCCATACATAACCTGCAATCACTAGCGACAGCATTGAAGGAACCAGTAAGGCAGTACGCAGTGCATCACGTACAGCAGGAATGCTATTTAGGATGGCAGCAAAAATTAAACCTAATCCGTTTTGGAATACGACAACGACAACACCGTATACCAATGTATTTTTCAGCACTTGAACGTAGCGCTGATCAGAGAATATCTCTCGATAATTATCTAAACCAACCCATGTTGCTTCACCAACACCAGCGTACTCTGTCATCGACAATGAGATCCCTTTGAACACTGGATAGATAGTGAACATGAGATACAAAAATAGAGCCGGGATAAGGAAATATAACCTTTTATCGACTTTCATAACTACAACCCTCAATTAGCCCATGGGCAAAGACGGCAGCTACAAGGTGTAGCTGCCAAACAAGCAATTAACGTTTTGCGATGTCGCGAGCGACAAGTGCATCCCAGCGTTCAAGAATCTCATTGTAGTCTTGGCTAGGGTTTAACATGAATGAAGTGATGTCATTGGTCATATCACGAGTCACTTCAACAGGCAGCGCACCCACAGGGAACGTTACGTATTGCATCGCATCACGCGCTTCAACATAATCTTTTGCAATATTCATAGGTAGACCTGAAGTACCGCCAGCAAGCGTGGTCATTGCTGTGTCAGCTTCTAAGAACAGTTTCAAGTTCTCATCGTAGGTCCAGAAGTCGATCCATTTTTTCGCCGCATCAACTTGTTTCGCATCTTTTGGAATTGCCCAACCTGGGCCTAAGTAATCAAGAGTGATACCTTTATCACCGTTGATGGATGGGAAAGGTTTCAATGAGAAATTCTCTGGTAGAGAGTCTTTCATGAATGGATTGATGTTCCATAAACCTTGTGGAAGCATTGCGATACGACCAGATTGGAAGGTTGTAAGTGCAACAGACCATGGGTCAGTACCTGCACTGATCTTAGGATCAAAACATTTAGCATCAATCATTTGGCGGAATGCTTCAAATGCATTCTTCATTGATTGATCTTCAGAGAACTTGATTTTACCTTCGTTGAACTGCGCTAAACGGTCTTGGCTAGGAACATCACCATCAGCTAGGCCTAACGCTAAGAAGAAGATATAAGGTGTCCATGCACCGTTATTACCTGCAAGTAGTGTCGGTGTGATGCCTTTACTATTTAGTTGCTCACATGTCGCAGTAAACTCTGCAATCGTCTCTGGATATTTGGTGACACCTGCTTTATCCATTAAGTCATCATTAACATAGATACCCATGCCAGAAACTTGAAGCATTGCATAGTAAACATCATCGTCTAAGCCTAAGTGGGATTGAAGACCTGGTTGAATACGCTCAACAAATGCTTGATCACCAATTTCCATTAACTGACCAGCACCGCCCCAGTGTGTAATGAATTCACGGTCAACCATTATTACATCCGGTGGGCTGCCTGCTTGGAAGCGTGCTGGAATGCTAGTGACCATGTCGTTACGCGCCATATAGTTAAGACGCACTTTAATATCTGGATACTGCTGCTCAAACTTTTCAATAAGAACAGGAAAGTTTGCAACCTCTGCTCCAGCGCCTTTCCAACTGGCGACTTCCAACTCGACTTTGTCTGCTGCGAATCCAGACGCCGAGAGTGTTAGAGCAGTAATAGCTGCAAGTTTCGTTAGTTTCATTGTTACCTTCCTTTATGGTACTCGATGTAGGCGTAGGGTGAGCCTCACCGAACATCTTTGTTATTTGCCATTGAAAATTAATTGGCATACCAAAACTGGTACTAAGACTAACAATTGGTTGATAAGTAATATGTGACTGGCTTCAAATTAGACGTATTAGGTGGGTGTCATGGTCGACTTATGAGCATATTTATGAATTGAATCACAATAACTGACTAAATACGAAAAACATGTTAACCAGTGTGGCTTTTTTAGGTTATTTTGGTTGATAAGTTGATGTGTTCAGAATTTAAGGCTCAAAAAATGGCAGATATTAAACTATCAAACGTCAAAAAACGTTTTGGAAAAGTACAGACAATTCATGGCGTTGATTTAGAAATAGATCACGGAGAGTTCGTTGTTTTTGTTGGTCCATCAGGCTGTGGTAAGTCTACGCTATTGCGCTTGATTGCAGGCTTAGAGACTATTTCTGACGGTGAGATTTTCATCGACGGTAATATGGTTAATGATGTCGAGCCAGCAGACCGCGGTATTTCAATGGTATTCCAATCCTATGCGCTTTATCCACATATGACTGTGGAAGAGAACATGGGCTTTGGTTTGAAGATGAATGGTGTTTCGAAAGACCAAGTAAACAAACAAGTGTTACTCGCGGCGAAAACGTTGCAGCTTGAGCCGTTATTAAAACGTCGTCCTAAAGAGCTATCGGGTGGTCAGCGTCAGCGTGTTGCGATTGGTCGCGCAATTGTACGAAATCCTAGTGCTTTCTTATTTGATGAGCCACTGTCAAACCTTGATGCTGAACTGCGTGTGGAAATGCGTTTACAGATTGCACGCCTGCACCAAGAGATTGACACAACGATGATCTATGTGACGCACGATCAGGTAGAAGCGATGACACTTGCAGATAAGATTGTTGTGTTAAGGGATGGTCGTATAGAGCAGGTAGGTTCACCGCTCGATCTCTATAACAAACCTATTAATATGTTTGTGGCTGGCTTTATTGGCTCACCGAAGATGAACTTTATTAACGCAGAGGTGACTGGCACTGACAAAGAGTATCTAGATATTCGTTTGGATGATGAGCAAATCGTCTCAATCCCAATGACAAAAATGTCTGATGTCAAAGTAGGGGACAACGTAAAAGTCGGTATTCGCCCGGAACACATTCATGTAGATGAAGAAAAGGGCAATATTTCCATTCGTTTCGCGAGTGAAGTTGTTGAGAGGCTCGGTAATAGTACTTACTTGTTTGGTCAGTTTGCGCAGCAGGAAGGCTTTATTGTTCATCACCCAGGTGATAAAGAAGTGCAGGCTTTCGATAACATTGATCTGTATTTCGCTGCGTCAGATTGTCATGTATTTGATGAGAGCGGTATCTGTATTAGTAACTAGCGAGAATATCGTTAACGGTTACATTGCTGAAGGTTAACTGAGGCTGGGGCTGACGCTCCGGCCTTTTTCATTATTAGAAAATGGAGATAGAGGCTAATCGTGGAGGGGATGTGAATACTATAGACAAAAGAAAGCCCTGAACCTCAAGTTCAGGGCAAAATGCAGATTGTACCCCCAATGTACTTACCTGCTACAAAGTTCTCTAACTACTGATTCGAGAGAACATTTTTCGCTGTCGTAGGAAAGATAAACCTTTGCACGCCATTGGTCAACCATAAATTAAAAGAATACACAAAATGGGTTTACCTTTGTTTGACATTTGTCTTATTATTACCCCTAAAGTAAGGGTTTTTCTGGTTGTTTCGCAATAAATGTGTCACTTTGACCTTATATCAACCGGATAATAAGAAAAATTGAGCGTTGATACTGAAACCACTTGTTGACCAGTAGCGATGAATTTAGGGCGATTAGAGTTATGGCTGAACTAGGAAATAGAAGAAGATATTTTGACGTAGGGACACAAATTGAAGATTTGCTATATTCGGGCGTGTTTAAAGCTGGAGAGAGATTACCCTCAGAAAGGGAGCTAAGCGATCGATTCGAGACAAGCCGTGCAACTATTCGTGAAGCGATTATCATGCTAGAGCTGAAAGGCTTGGTCGATGTAAAGCAAGGCGCGGGCATTTACTTTATTGACTCTCCAGACAAAAGTCGACAGTCACTCCTAACACCGAAAAGCGATATAGGCCCATTTGAACTCCTTCAAGCCCGTCAAGTTATTGAGAGCAACATTGCTGCTTTTGCTGCCACACAAATTAAATTCAACGAACTTCAAGATCTCAAGAAAGTGCTTGCTCAACAAGAGAGTGAGATCAATGGAGACAGTGCGAAGTTTGAAGAACTAGACCAAAAGTTTCATCATATGATCGCAGAGTCGACGCAAAATAGAGTGCTTATCAATCAAGCGACTCAAATGTGGAGTTCGGTTCGCATTCAAAATCCTTTATGGCGAGAGCTAAACCATAAGTACCTTCATGAAACAGCGTTAAAAACTGCCTGGTTAGAAGATCATAAGCGTATATTAATGGCACTTCAAAAGCGTTCAGCAGAAGAAGCCAAAATGGCGGTATGGCATCATATTGAACACAGTCGACAGGAGTTAATGAAGCTTGCCAGTACAGAAGGCGCAACGGCTGAGCTTGACGATTTGTTCTTTGCACAAGAGATTTAGCCTAGCGCTTGGTATTTAAGCAAATCGTTCCGTTTAGTGATGACAAAGAATGAAAATTAGATTTAGCGCACACTAAATTGGTCGATTGGTGGTTAGAATGTGGTAAACCAATTGATATTTTGGCTGCCCAGTTAGGCAGGCATTACTAGTTAAGAGTAGGAAGAGCTATGAAACGTTACCAAATGTATGTTGATGGTCAATGGATCGACGCCGCCAATGGCAAAGTAGATCAGGTTATCAACCCGTCAACCGAGGAAGTGATTGCAGAGATTCAAGACGGCGACCAAGCAGATGCTGACTACGTTTTAAGTGTGGCTAAACGTGCTCAAGCTGAATGGAAGCGCGTGCCAGCTCGACAACGTGCAGAACTGCTAAGAAAGTTTGCTCAGGAAATCCGTAACAACCGCGAGTATCTTGCCGAGTTACTTGTTAGTGAGCAAGGTAAACTGCATCGCGTTGCGTTGGGTGAAGTTGATGTTGCAGCGTCGTTTATTGAGTATGCGTGTGATTGGGCTCGTCAGATGGACGGGGATATTGTTCAGTCTGACAACGAAAACGAACACATCTGGATTCAGAAGATCCCAAGAGGTGTAGTTGTTGCTATCACTGCTTGGAACTTCCCATTCGCTCTAGCAGGCCGCAAGATTGGGCCTGCATTGGTTGCCGGTAACGCAATTGTGGTAAAACCAACGTCTGAAACTCCGTTGGCAACACTTGAGCTTGGCTACCTTGCTGAAAAAGTGGGTATCCCTGCTGGTGTTCTAAATATCGTAACTGGTGGTGGTGCGAGCCTAGGTGGGGCGCTAACAGGTCACGTTGATACCAATATGGTAACAATGACAGGTTCAACACCAGTCGGTCAGCAAATCATTAAAGCATCTGCAAATAATATGGCTCACGTACAACTTGAATTAGGTGGTAAAGCGCCATTCATTGTTATGGAAGATGCAGACTTAGAGCAAGCAGCAGCTGCAGCCCTTCATTCACGCTTTGATAACTGTGGTCAGGTATGTACTTGTAACGAACGCATGTATGTACACAGCAGCGTCTATGATGAGTTCATGGCGATCTTTATGGAGAAAGTGCAAGCGATCAAAGTCGGCAACCCGATGGACCCTGAGTCGGATATGGGGCCAAAAGTAAACAAACGCGAGCTTGACCACATGGAAGAGTTGGTTGCACAGGCATTGAACGAAGGTGCAAAACTCCTGCACGGCGGTAAACGCATCACAGGTGGAGAGTTTGACAAAGGCTTCTGGTTCGAGCCAACAATTCTCGGTGATGTTGAACAATCAATGACGATTGTTCATGAAGAAGCATTTGGTCCAATCCTTCCTGTAATTAAGTTTGATACATTTGAGGAAGTGATTGGTTATGCGAACGACAGTGAATATGGTCTAGCAACGATGATTTGTACTCAAAATATGAAGTACGTACATCGATTGACTCACGAACTTGAGTGCGGCGAAATCTATGTTAACCGTGGTCACGGTGAACAGCACCAAGGTTTCCACAATGGTTACAAACTCAGTGGTACCGGTGGTGAAGATGGCAAGTACGGGTTTGAGCAATACCTAGAGAAGAAAACGTTCTACGTTAACTTCGGTTAATTCTTACCGATATCAATTTCCAAATCCTTTCTTGGGGCAAAGTTTTCTTTGCCTCTTTTTTTATTTTAGATAAACACACAAAATAGCTTATTTAGCAAACTAAACGGTGTTTAGGATTAAGTAATGAAAGCGGAATCAACAAAATACGCTGTACCTGCACTCGACAAGGGCCTCGATATTCTGGAGTATTTGGCCACTCAAGATACGCCACGCTCTCAGGCCGAGATTGCCGTGGCCCTGCAACGCAGTGCGAATGAAATATATCGAGTCTTAGTTGGCCTTGAGCACCGTGGATATTTAGTTCGTGATGATGTCTCAGGGAAGTACCGTGTTTCACTGCGTTTATATCACCTTTCTAGAAGAATTGATCCTGTTGATAAAGTTCGTCAGTGCGCACTTCCACATATGGAAGATTTAGCTTTTTTAACCGGCTATTCTTGTTACTTGAGTATGCTCTATAAAAGCCAAACCATGGTGGTGATCCATGCAGCTAGCCATAGCCCGGTATCAGTGCGTATGGCTGAAGGCACATTGATCCCGACGCTATCTTCCTGTCCAGGCCGTGTGCTGTTGGCGAATAGTAATGATGACGTTCGAGAAATGATTCTCGAGCGAGATGACAGTTTTCAGCGTTTTTCACCAGACGAACGTTATTCGACTCTAGAGGAACTGAATACGATCAGAGAGACCTCTGTTCTCGATGGCTCGAGTCCATTTATTGAGGGAATTCGTGAAAAATCGGCACTCATTGGTAAGCCCGACGGTTCTGTTATTGCTGCTTTGACGATGTCGGTACTTAACTCACCTCAATTCGATTCAATGAATGAGCAAGATTTAATTTCACAACTACAGCTGACCGCTGAGAAAATCACACTTCAGCTGGGTTTGTAGGTCCTTTGCCCTAAGAGAAAACAATGCCCTCATTAAGAGGGCAGTATATTAATTGGTCAGTGCTAAACAGAAACAGTAGAAACTATTCAACACTTACATAGAGGCTAGTCTTTGCTATCCCACATTTCAGGCCAATATCGATATACACAGTGTCCATGTTTTTCTAGGCGGGCTTTCGCTTCAGCTAAATAAGCGAGACTTTGCTCTTTTGCCCTGGCTTGGTCGCCGATAAGTAATGTGTACTCATTGTCAGCTAACACTGAGCCAGATTGATCAGTAAGTGCGAGATTAACAATAAATGTTCCCTCGAGACCTTGAGGAATGAGCCAAGATATTGAGCCTACTTCGATACTCGAATCAGCTAGGCTATCGACCGTTTCCTGACCTGATGCCGCTACTTCGTGCTCTGCAGTACAAATCTTCCATTGGAGGCTTAGGTTATTTATGTCGCGCTGATAGTCATTCACAGCCCATAACTGAGCGCTAAATTGTGAACCAGCGTTCCAGCGGCGTTTACTGAACTCA
This genomic interval from Vibrio agarivorans contains the following:
- a CDS encoding ABC transporter substrate-binding protein, yielding MKLTKLAAITALTLSASGFAADKVELEVASWKGAGAEVANFPVLIEKFEQQYPDIKVRLNYMARNDMVTSIPARFQAGSPPDVIMVDREFITHWGGAGQLMEIGDQAFVERIQPGLQSHLGLDDDVYYAMLQVSGMGIYVNDDLMDKAGVTKYPETIAEFTATCEQLNSKGITPTLLAGNNGAWTPYIFFLALGLADGDVPSQDRLAQFNEGKIKFSEDQSMKNAFEAFRQMIDAKCFDPKISAGTDPWSVALTTFQSGRIAMLPQGLWNINPFMKDSLPENFSLKPFPSINGDKGITLDYLGPGWAIPKDAKQVDAAKKWIDFWTYDENLKLFLEADTAMTTLAGGTSGLPMNIAKDYVEARDAMQYVTFPVGALPVEVTRDMTNDITSFMLNPSQDYNEILERWDALVARDIAKR
- a CDS encoding carbohydrate ABC transporter permease yields the protein MKVDKRLYFLIPALFLYLMFTIYPVFKGISLSMTEYAGVGEATWVGLDNYREIFSDQRYVQVLKNTLVYGVVVVVFQNGLGLIFAAILNSIPAVRDALRTALLVPSMLSLVIAGYVWQYLYAPMGGGLNELLASFGMGSMQQIWLGDSSIALFSVAAVHVWMFVGYSTAIFLAGYAGISTEVKDAARVDGVSPIKSFFHIDIPLLAPAITVNITLATIGTLKSFEFPFIMTGGGPDYATMTLGLKIFQLIFQDFKYGSAAALSVVMIVLVALITIIQNSYLRAREDRI
- a CDS encoding FCD domain-containing protein, which translates into the protein MAELGNRRRYFDVGTQIEDLLYSGVFKAGERLPSERELSDRFETSRATIREAIIMLELKGLVDVKQGAGIYFIDSPDKSRQSLLTPKSDIGPFELLQARQVIESNIAAFAATQIKFNELQDLKKVLAQQESEINGDSAKFEELDQKFHHMIAESTQNRVLINQATQMWSSVRIQNPLWRELNHKYLHETALKTAWLEDHKRILMALQKRSAEEAKMAVWHHIEHSRQELMKLASTEGATAELDDLFFAQEI
- a CDS encoding IclR family transcriptional regulator — its product is MKAESTKYAVPALDKGLDILEYLATQDTPRSQAEIAVALQRSANEIYRVLVGLEHRGYLVRDDVSGKYRVSLRLYHLSRRIDPVDKVRQCALPHMEDLAFLTGYSCYLSMLYKSQTMVVIHAASHSPVSVRMAEGTLIPTLSSCPGRVLLANSNDDVREMILERDDSFQRFSPDERYSTLEELNTIRETSVLDGSSPFIEGIREKSALIGKPDGSVIAALTMSVLNSPQFDSMNEQDLISQLQLTAEKITLQLGL
- a CDS encoding 3,6-anhydro-alpha-L-galactose dehydrogenase, translated to MKRYQMYVDGQWIDAANGKVDQVINPSTEEVIAEIQDGDQADADYVLSVAKRAQAEWKRVPARQRAELLRKFAQEIRNNREYLAELLVSEQGKLHRVALGEVDVAASFIEYACDWARQMDGDIVQSDNENEHIWIQKIPRGVVVAITAWNFPFALAGRKIGPALVAGNAIVVKPTSETPLATLELGYLAEKVGIPAGVLNIVTGGGASLGGALTGHVDTNMVTMTGSTPVGQQIIKASANNMAHVQLELGGKAPFIVMEDADLEQAAAAALHSRFDNCGQVCTCNERMYVHSSVYDEFMAIFMEKVQAIKVGNPMDPESDMGPKVNKRELDHMEELVAQALNEGAKLLHGGKRITGGEFDKGFWFEPTILGDVEQSMTIVHEEAFGPILPVIKFDTFEEVIGYANDSEYGLATMICTQNMKYVHRLTHELECGEIYVNRGHGEQHQGFHNGYKLSGTGGEDGKYGFEQYLEKKTFYVNFG
- a CDS encoding ABC transporter ATP-binding protein, which translates into the protein MADIKLSNVKKRFGKVQTIHGVDLEIDHGEFVVFVGPSGCGKSTLLRLIAGLETISDGEIFIDGNMVNDVEPADRGISMVFQSYALYPHMTVEENMGFGLKMNGVSKDQVNKQVLLAAKTLQLEPLLKRRPKELSGGQRQRVAIGRAIVRNPSAFLFDEPLSNLDAELRVEMRLQIARLHQEIDTTMIYVTHDQVEAMTLADKIVVLRDGRIEQVGSPLDLYNKPINMFVAGFIGSPKMNFINAEVTGTDKEYLDIRLDDEQIVSIPMTKMSDVKVGDNVKVGIRPEHIHVDEEKGNISIRFASEVVERLGNSTYLFGQFAQQEGFIVHHPGDKEVQAFDNIDLYFAASDCHVFDESGICISN
- a CDS encoding carbohydrate ABC transporter permease, producing the protein MSSITSNKLPTMAEEQPAAKRTSKLLSPRNVKQGLLISLMFVVTFIILSPVFYMVFMSFRSRREIMLDPLALPTELHFSNYVNVIADMNYFGTVLNTIGITVATIFAVAIISSLAAYPLARIRSRVSNIAYIFFMLGMVIPPFAALTPLYLFIRDLGLLDTYFGLILVYTVGHLPLGVFFYTSFMKAIPKELEEAATLDGATFLKTYWYIIFPMLKPITGTLAIFITLGVWNDVVNPLLFITTESKLTIMPAVLRFLGTYSVDPTQLFPAAVLASLPLLVVFFTLSKQIVNGMTAGAVK